The genomic region ATTGGGTAATTGTGGGGTTCTCTGCTGGAACCGGTGATAGGGTTTCTTTGCCTGAAATCATCTCATGGAATTTCACTTCGACTTCTATTGTTGATGAGTTTGTTGATTCGAAAGACACTACACCACCAGCTGCACCCAACCCTGATACTGTTGATGAACACAAGTCAAGAAATAACAATATACCGTTACTTGCTGTGGGGCTAGGTGTTGGTTTAAGTATCTTGGTGGCTGCGTTGGCTTTGGTTTGGTTCATCTTTCGGAGGAAGAGCGTTGCAGGGAGAAATGTTGAAGACACTATGATGGTACTAGATGATGAGTTCGAAAGGGGAACAGGCCCAATGAAGTTTATGTACAGCGAGTTGGCTCGAGCCACGAATAATTTTGATGAAGAAGAGAAGCTTGGAGAGGGAGGATTCGGTGGAGTCTATAGAGGATTCATAAGAGACTTAAACGCATATGTAGCGGTTAAGAGGGTCTCCAAGGGATCCAAACAAGGGCTAAAGGAGTACGCAGCCGAAGTCAGGATCATAGGTCGACTAAGGCATCGAAACCTTGTGCAACTCATTGGTTGGTGTCACGAAAACGGGGAGCTCCTTCTTGTGTATGAGCTCATGCCCCATGGAAGTTTAGATTCTTACTTGTTCAAAGCGAGAAGCTTCTTGAATTGGGAGGTAAGATACAAAATTGCTCTTGGCTTGGGCAGCGGTTTGCTTTATCTACATGAAGGATGTGAACAGTGTATACTGCACAGGGATATCAAAGCAAGCAATGTTATGTTGGATTTGAATTTCAACGTAAAGCTTGGAGACTTCGGATTAGCTAGACTTGTGGAGCACGAAAAAGGGTCGCTAACGACGGTTGTGGCTGGAACTAGGGGCTACATGGCTCTTGATTATGTTGTCTCAGGCAAGGCTAGCAAGGAGTCAGATGTGTATAGCTTCGGAGTAGTTGCTCTGGAAATAGCTTGCGGGAGAAAATCCATGGATTTCGATTTGGAAAATAGTAGGATCAACTTAGTGGACTGGGTGTGGGGGCTATATGGAGAAGGGAAACTTATTGAAGCAGCTGACCCAAAATTGTGTGGAGATTTTGATGAAAGACAAATGGAGTGTCTGATGATTGTTGGGTTGTGGTGTGCTCACCCAGATTATACTTCCAGGCCTCCGATACAACAAGCGATTCAAGTGCTTAACTTCAAGGACCAATTGCCCACTCTCCCAGCAATCATGCCAATGGCCCCTTCTTTTGCTCGTCCAGTTATGACATTTAGTGATACCATTAGTGGTTCTGAAACAGGTCATACTAAGTCTTCAAATTCTGACAGCACCAATTCCGCAGGGTTGTCTTCATAGTCTGCAAATGATAAGTCATCACCACTTTGATATAGGCAATAAGCCTAATGTAATGATAGTGAAATTATGTGAGTAAATTGACATTTTCTTGTTATGCAGCTTGTGCTATTAAGGTTTGTGGGAAAAGTTGGGATACCTACTTTAGATATGTTTGTCTTCTGCTTTTAGAGAAAAACTTTGCATGTCCTGGTGTATTCTCTGTCTTTATGTCTCTCATCACCTCGTACAGAATGGAGAATGGCGTTATATCCACTATACAGGTGCAGAATTCTATGATTTCTTTCAGTGTTATGGGATATATAAGGGTCCTTGCTCAAACAATGATCGGGCTGCCTGCCAAAGTAGAATTTGTGCATAGATCATTTGAGCAAACAACGAGGAGAGATGTCTTTGTTTTTGTATGTACAGATTTGACAATTGTCATTCCGTTATGGTTTATTTTCTTCTGCCCTGCTGGACAAGGACTGGAACTGAACCATGCATATAAACTAGCAAACTGGACAAACGTAAAGGTGCAAATGCTGAAAGAGCTTATGAAAATGCAGGCTGGTAGAGTTGTGGGGGTGTTATAAGCCAGATATAACCAGTAACATTTTAATAGACAAGTCAAGTTAGCATTAACAATTCCTGAAGAAAGAAGTTCTACCGTAGATTTGTTGTTAGATTGGAACAAAGAAATAAGCAAATCCGTTGTAGTCTAGTTGGTCAGGATATTCGGCTCTCACCCGAAAGACCCGGGTTCAAGTCCCGGCAACGGAATCCATTTTATATCTTCTTCTTTTTTCAGCAAAAACTAACTTCCAATCTGATGATCATCAGTTTGACGGTGAACATTTTTCATTCTTTTAGCCAGATTAGGGTTTAGCATATTTGAAGGTCAACTAAAAAGAGAAGAAAAAAGTGAAAGAAGGTAGAATCAACTTCCATAAGGCTCTGAAATTTCATTAAAGTTAACCATGGACAGGAGAGGGATACTGTATACAAGGTGTTCTTCAAACTTGAAGAACTAATGTGGTCAGATTATGACTAAATTTTCCATTCAGATCATCTGTGAATGCCCAAACCAACAGAAGCATACTCAAAAATCACCTTTCCTTTCCATAAACATAGGAAACTATGCAGTTATACAATATGCACTGCTTCCCAGTAACTTGTAGAGCACACCAGAATCCAGAGCTGAAATTTGTTTCATGACTCTTCCAATGCACCATTTGAATACTCCTCACCTCCAACACTGGACGTTCCATTTGGTAGCCGGCTTGTGCTGTTGGAATTTGAATAGTTGGAGTATGTGGAACCAGGGTTGCCTCGTGTATGCCGAGTCTGTGCAGCTGTGCTACTTCTTGTGACCTTCAGACGAGCCTTTCTACCCTGTGGTGAAACAAATGCAAACATCAGTTTCCAACTTTTTATGACCTCCAAAGTAATCAAGGTAACAGTTTTAGACAAAGATGTATACTATAAGAAGACAGCATAAACTCACCTTTCCCATACACTTCTCCAAATGAGGAGCAAATCTTCCAGCCATGATAGTTCGACCACAATTCATGCACTCAAATATTTCATTCGCTACAGGAGGATGAGTCTGTCCAAATATGTCGACCACGTATTTCCCATTTGCTTCACTACTATTACTAGGATCAGCTACCCTTACTCGTGCTTGGGCTGAAAGCCTCATTTCTTCTTCCTCTTCTTCAAAATTACGATCAAGTCCCAGTTTTGCTATTCGATGGCACTCAGATGCAACATCAACAATAATGGAATCCAGTAGATCCCCAAAAATATTATTAAGCTGCAAGGACAGGCCACAAAAGAAAGGAACCATAAGAAAAGGACTGAATTATATATGATTATTGTAGACCAAGAAAAAGACCGAATAAAATTCTAGTCTCCACACACACAAGAACCGATCCTCAACATAAAGGAAAGCCCTATAGTGCTTCCAGTGGCAACTTGTGATGATCCATCAGGGACAAACTTTGAACATCTTCTATATATGCATACAACGAAATAACAAATTTACTAGTTTCTTCCACTATTACAATCAAACTTATAGTTTGGTTTTCCATTGTTATGCTACATTTTGACCAAGAACAGGATTAATCTACAGAACACAACCGCTATACATTCAAATTCATTGTTTGTTGAAACGGATGTGATGACCGAACCAAAGCATGATGTGATCATAAGTAACCAAGTGCTAAACCTCACTATTAAACACTAGCTAGCTGATTATGATTCCACATGCCCATAATCCAAATCATAAGCATATAAAAACACAACCAAGAATTTGGTCAAAAAGATGCAATCTTTAATACCTTGCCACATTGCTGAATCAGACCCAGAAACAAAAACCAATGTACAAAAAAGAAAGGATGTTTCTTTGGATGAAAATGTATGCATACCTGTGCATCAGAAGTTGAAGAAGTACTGTCATCATTAGGAAGCGACATGCTTTTTATAACCCTACAAAAAAAAAACCAGGGTTTTGATTAAGAAGAACAAAAATCAGCTACAATTTAAAGTCCGCAAATTCAATTTAAGCTCTTTGCGTGTGTGAAATCTCATCGAGATGTTATGGATCTTAGAGGAACAGTGATGCTTTATGAATGTGAAATAGAGATAGGGAGAGAGAGAAAGAGGACTTACTGTGAGAAAAGTGAAGCAGAGCTGCTTCGAGAGAAACAGAAATTTGATCCCAAATCGATGAGTTTGGGCGAAAGGAAGGAGGACGGGTGTGATCAGGTGCGGCGGGGCTGCATCAGTTATATTTGAACACGAGTAGGAGCCTGCCAGGTTAGCCTTTAGATTTTACTTGTAAAAAAGTGAAGTTGAAATTCCAGTGAGCTAAAAAAGTTCCATTGCCGGGAATCGAACCCGGGTCTCCTGGGTGAAAGCCAGATATCCTAACCGCTGGACGACAATGGATTATTGCTAAGGGCTAACCAAAATTCTATATAGAACGTAATTTTTCCTTTCAGTGGGAAAAGATTCGGTCTTTCGGAATTCATAAAATTAAAATGCTTTACAAGTTACTTATGATGCAACTACTATGTAAGAGTGTATAAAAATTATATCAATTTCTATCTAGAGTGAAGGTTCGCTCTGAAATTATAGTGTGAGGTTCCTTATTTGACTCATTTTTCGGTCATATTTTCATATCTCTATCGTTCAGTTTATTGACACTAATGTACGTATAGATCATTCATGTAAAATGTTATTCAAATTGATAATCATTAAGGTACTGAATTAGATTAAATCAATAAACGGACAATAAATATGTCTAACTAAAACTGTTTGTGTAAATAACGATTGCGAAAACCCAAATAATCATCAAATCAGATGAAACTTTATAGAAGTGACCAAGCATTAGTATCTACAAACTGAACGGTGGAGATGTGGAAATATAACAAAAAAATGAGTCAAATAAGGAACTGAAAGTTATAATTTGTCAGAAATTACCACCACATGATTTTGTTAAGCTATGTTTTGATGGTTCTTTCAAGATTTTGTCATTTCAATGATCAAGGCTGTCCAATTATTGTTTTTACAAGCATCTTGAAACTTGAATGTTTCGATTATTGCTGAAGGCCAAAGGAGATTAAAATATTTTAAACTTACTACATCACTAGAAAAAATTACAATTCCATGGAGAATCAAGTAGGGCTGGCATTTTGAGCCAAGCAAGCCGAACCAGCCGAAATTCCAGCCGAGCCAATACCGAGTTGTACCGAGAGTTCGGCTCAGCTCAACCGTACCGTATCATTTATTCGGCTCGGCTACGGTATTGAGGTATTGCATACCTTCGGTATACCGAGCCTACCAAAATACATATATACTCCACATAATTCAAAAATAGTGGTGAATTTGCAAGAGTTGAGTGTCGAAACCCTCACCTCATATTTGCAAAGAGTAGTCTCAAACCACCAGACCACACATCCTCTTTACTACATAATATACAAAAGCTAAATATAAACATGTATGCATTAGTATTCACTTAATTAGTCCTTTTCTTACTTCTTCTTTCACTTTATCAAATCCATTTTGTGTGGTTTTCTTCGCCTCCTCCAGTTCTCCTCTATCATTATATGTAGAAGTGCAGAACGCTATAACAGGTATGCGAGATCTTCCTCTTTGATTTTTTAATTTTTATCCTAAAGGCTTTCTTCGTTTCAATAATCTCCTTCAATTTTATCAATTTATCATCATCTCCATCATCAAAACTGTATCATCTCCTCTTTCACAAGTCACTTTTTGTTTAGTTTCCTTCAGATTTTAGAATTCTAGTGAAGATTTGAGTTGGGTTTTCGTAATTTGCAGGTTTAGTATGCGAAACATGTCATCCAAGCTTAGAAAATCGAATGGGTTTTAGCAAGTTTGGAATCAAATGAGCTTTCAGTTACTGTTCTTTTCATCTTCTTCTCTTCTGTAGATCGGTAATTCCGATTAATAACCGACGCCAAAATGACATTTTAGGCAACCGACTTGTCGGGATACCGATTTTTTGGATCGGTTACGGTTTTGAAATCTCTATACCAAAGAAGATTGGCTCGGTAGCCAGTTTAAGACTAAAAAGTCGGTTGCCGTACCGGTTCCAGCCCTAGAATCAAGACCTTAGTTCATTGCGGGGAGGCTAATATAGTGGCATCTCTTTGTTATTATATGGATGTCGGATGTCAGCTAAACTCTCTCTCTCTCTCNNNNNNNNNNNNNNNNNNNNTTACTTACTTACTTACTTACTTACTTACTTACTTACTTACTTACTTACTTCTACTCTCTCTCTCTCTCTCTCTCTCTCTCTCTCTCTCTCTCTCTCTCTCTCTCTCTCTCTCTCTCTCTCTCTCTCTCTCTCTCTCTCTCTCTCTCTCTCTCTCTCTCTCTCTCCCTCTCTATACTGCGCTTTCTATTAGTTTTCTGCTTTTCATTTCAATAATCCATGGTTTCTATAGGGGCAACAAACCCTAGCCGCACTACTTTCTCCTTCGGCGTCTAGCGCCTTCCCTATGGCACTTGTCGCCATACTAGCGGCTCTAGTTGATCCCAGCGGAGTTCCATGCCATCCCAGCAGAACTTGTTGATCTCAGCAGTGTGAGCCGAACAACCATCCTTTAGCCAGTAGCAAAGATTCATCCCCGGCGAGTCTCTGTGGGATTTCTGTTGTGAGTTTTGTCTTTCTCTCTTCCGGCGGCTTTCTTATCAACATTCATATTGGCTGTGTTCTAGATTCGCGGGAGATCATTCAGTTTCCTTGGTCATCCATATCCTAGGAGGAGGGGAGGCCTCCTGACGAGAGGATGCTCTACAAGAAGTCGAGTGCACCTCCGTCACATATGACAACCCCTCAGTTTGGGAGGGGGTGTGACTAGCCCTAACAACAAGGGCAAGGAGGTTGGTTAATTTCGTTGTTTCTTACCTAGACATATGATGGAAGACTATTCTTGTTTAGATTTCGGTTTTACTCCGTTATACATCAATTGAGGTCCGTATGCAACAGGTATTACCGCTACATGAAATTTAAATATGAATAGTTGGAAGTTAGGTGTGATAGGCTTAACTGAGCATATTTGTAATGAGTGCTACATGTCTCTTTGTTAGTGATTGTTGCCAATTAGACTTATTAGTCGTGAGTAGGCAAATTGATGTAAGTGTCTTATGGCCGTGGATAAGTTAATGGAATTGTCTATTTTCTAAAACAAAAACAAAAACAAAAAACAAATCCATGGTTTCTATCAACTTATACCCTAAGCTTTTTGACCTCGATCTTGAAGTTTTCCTAGAGCTCACTTGAAACTTTATATTTGACAATCGTAGGAAGCTCTCCTTTTATTAACAGAAGAATTCAAAACTATCTAAAAGTCATCGATGTTTCTCCATCAACCACATGAGAAGACACCTTGTAAGATTCCATATGAACACTTACCAATCTATCGTTATATGGTGCGTTAAGCAATTAAACAGTTGAGCACAAGCACGCGTACGACGCGATGCTTGTTTTGTAGCTAGGAACCCCCAACACGGTTTCGTAACCACAAATCATTATCAAAGCTCTAGATCTCATAGAAGTTTGGTCCAGAGTGATGGGCCAACACTAAAAACCAAAAGGATAACAACTGAAGCTTGGTCCATAAATAACTCGGGACAATAACATCACCCTCCATATTTAGTAATGAGACACCGCCCCTTGGAATCTCTCTGATAATACACGCATCCAGATTCATACAAGCAATAGTATTAGTCGAACATTTCACACTGACAGAAAGAAAGAAAGGACTGCTAGAACAATCTTCCATAACTTAGCAAACAAGAGAAGGAGATGATATTAGCTCTAACGGCAACATGGGCTGCAGCAGCAGCAGAACCTCATCACAAACTTCCAGCTATGTCATCAGCAGTAGTACCTTCCATGGCTCCTAATAACCAAGATGGGATTCTGTTCTTGGATGACAAGCACTATGCTTTGCATGGGGAGATCATGTTGGTGGTGCTTATTGTTCTTTTTATCGCTTTCGTCTCCTGTCTTGCTGTGGTCACTCGTCTCCGGCGAGCTAGGGCAGTCGAGGAGGACATGGTGTCGAAGAAGCCGTGCAGCTGTTTTGAATTGCTATGCTGTTTGGTGAGGAAGAAGAGGAACAGAGGAGATGAGGATGCTGCTGCACCAGCTGCAGCTCCACTTAGGGGCAATAATGAGATACCAGAACGTCTACCTCATCAGAAGTAGAATAGCTCTACTTGGTGTTTGCTTTGTATGGCTAACCTTTTAGTCCTCTTGCTATTCTTGTGGCTGTGAGCCTTCTATATCTGAGCCATTGTTAAATGCCTGTTTAACCCTTACACTGATATCTTCTGTATTTTTGTTGTATGATTCTTTCTGGTATATATATGATTTGCTACTTCAGTTGCCTCTTTTAATCTTCACCACTAGTTTTGGATGATTTTCTTCATGAGATGAGAAAGCAATGAAAGATTGAAAGGTACAGTTTTCTGAAACTTGAGTCGGTATATTGACCTAATAATTTGAAGGCCATGGTTCCAAATTGATGGGAGAATTCATCATTTTTAGCTTTTGCATTTTGGAAGCGAGTAATTGACCTAATAATGCTACAGTATAGACACCATCTATATATCATCCCTACTTCAAAAAAGCCAAAATTAGAAAAATACTTTGTGCCTCTAGTATAATTGAATGTGAAATTCAGGGAAAAAAAATGAAAATATAGCATTGATCACACTAAATGTTTCACAATACAAGAATCAACCATGCAGGGTTGGTAAGTCACCTGCATCGTCATCTGAATTTCCGAGATCTAGAGTATCAAAGTTTCATCCTTTTTTTTGTCTGTCA from Fragaria vesca subsp. vesca linkage group LG3, FraVesHawaii_1.0, whole genome shotgun sequence harbors:
- the LOC101309717 gene encoding L-type lectin-domain containing receptor kinase IX.1-like — translated: MAVHTQLQFLLLLLFSLFTPFATPLTFNFSTFPNDTTSLFIEGDAYYTDGKRLRLTKTAKEPKLAGNIGRATYSEPFLLRGNDSGKLRLADFTTHFAFVIDSQGNKSYGDGFVFFLAPKGSVLNSILGGGGKLGLPVADLPGGNEYPFVAVEFDIYQNPPPTYLDPPYDHVGVDVNNLRSNITMAWSGDIPNAKINNASISYNSSSKTLTVAYTTLVNDTAGIQKQVMRYLRYVVDLKQYLPDWVIVGFSAGTGDRVSLPEIISWNFTSTSIVDEFVDSKDTTPPAAPNPDTVDEHKSRNNNIPLLAVGLGVGLSILVAALALVWFIFRRKSVAGRNVEDTMMVLDDEFERGTGPMKFMYSELARATNNFDEEEKLGEGGFGGVYRGFIRDLNAYVAVKRVSKGSKQGLKEYAAEVRIIGRLRHRNLVQLIGWCHENGELLLVYELMPHGSLDSYLFKARSFLNWEVRYKIALGLGSGLLYLHEGCEQCILHRDIKASNVMLDLNFNVKLGDFGLARLVEHEKGSLTTVVAGTRGYMALDYVVSGKASKESDVYSFGVVALEIACGRKSMDFDLENSRINLVDWVWGLYGEGKLIEAADPKLCGDFDERQMECLMIVGLWCAHPDYTSRPPIQQAIQVLNFKDQLPTLPAIMPMAPSFARPVMTFSDTISGSETACAIKVCGKSWDTYFRYVCLLLLEKNFACPGVFSVFMSLITSYRMENGVISTIQVQNSMISFSVMGYIRVLAQTMIGLPAKVEFVHRSFEQTTRRDVFVFVCTDLTIVIPLWFIFFCPAGQGLELNHAYKLANWTNVKVQMLKELMKMQAGRVVGVL
- the LOC101312034 gene encoding ataxin-7-like protein 3-like, whose translation is MSLPNDDSTSSTSDAQLNNIFGDLLDSIIVDVASECHRIAKLGLDRNFEEEEEEMRLSAQARVRVADPSNSSEANGKYVVDIFGQTHPPVANEIFECMNCGRTIMAGRFAPHLEKCMGKGRKARLKVTRSSTAAQTRHTRGNPGSTYSNYSNSNSTSRLPNGTSSVGGEEYSNGALEES